A genomic segment from Pseudomonadota bacterium encodes:
- a CDS encoding mercury resistance protein translates to MIKTDELILTHDPAPARRRRWSRVLGFLALITCPCHVPLLALTLSGTAAGALLAAHFDEAVMLFSVLFLLSLCAAIRVWRGKGIDGP, encoded by the coding sequence ATGATCAAAACTGACGAGCTCATTCTCACGCATGACCCCGCTCCCGCACGGCGCCGCCGGTGGAGCCGCGTCCTGGGCTTTCTCGCGCTCATCACCTGCCCCTGTCATGTGCCGCTCCTTGCGCTCACACTCTCGGGGACCGCTGCCGGCGCTTTGCTCGCGGCGCACTTCGACGAGGCGGTCATGCTGTTTTCCGTGCTCTTCTTGCTCTCGCTCTGCGCCGCAATCCGGGTGTGGCGCGGCAAGGGGATCGATGGCCCATGA